Proteins encoded by one window of Cyprinus carpio isolate SPL01 chromosome B6, ASM1834038v1, whole genome shotgun sequence:
- the trak2 gene encoding trafficking kinesin-binding protein 2 isoform X2: protein MFEVKPMSVEKKDTAAGTDEGSKVCDGGVGGCGGDSLYLYEGQDWVISPSCSPEEPSAISPVLAEETFRYMILSADRVEQMTKTYNDIDMVTHLLAERDRDLELAARIGQSLLQRNHVLQERNESLEEQLAQALDQVHQLHHELTKKDELLRMVASASEESETDSSCSTPLRHPAPAGAALALSQLEALQSKLQELEEENLSLRSEACHLKKETSTYEEKEQQLVNDCVKELRESNSQMVSLTDELSQKNEDLMRHQEEIAQLLSQIVELQQRVKELALEKEELRIHLQASKEAQRQLTAELKELSDRNAECVGMLHESQEEIKELRSKSTPSAGLRRHPSYGLYPMDSLAAEIEGSMRRELSVEEEIAFEDQRSTHKRVFQTVRSVNQSVMRAAAAVPPIPGSARSGVVMTPVPYQAHTPNTEEQAGDVDTTKENSRLGQPGSPGGNDLTSALNRLSLRRQNFLCERQFFQAERERKLQELAAAESEGGGSSCSSPMGSTVSSITNLSEFSISSSCFKTFLPEKLQIVKPMEGSLTLHHWQQLAKPHLGTILDPHPGVVTKGFRPLPQDNVYHLTDLEEDENQEKLPWEHKRKEEEPQDATIKEEDEEEEGITFNVHSSSTPEETRERRCIQSPANVPPLPASLRNFPVPIATAVSLATAVNLTASAAPAVSSGISGSAAPHFELNLGSKAPSTAINPGKYQSSTFSTYTFTTCRILHPSDSTQVTPSSACSPSVSDYTPSSLRTGPSTPVTPCRLSLGDSFPVRRPAAPPGGLAKLLLEKGISSQGRAAVPAPKKPLSLRLLPSTPPNSPSHSPCPSPVPFDSRSTSSDNFLASRPAELFLQDVYGLKLGRAPRPDLLSPDRSPHGPSTKPDCPAVNLVEHLRKLGLDKKVLQGSDTEGAHPQESATFLATGGGSLLDGLRRNQSLPVMVGRRSTSVSSPSFPVPPPHPTSLALPTPSWGNLNEPRRTRRHASLSQARPTCIIHKAVGVVSDQQK from the exons TCCTCAGCGCTGACCGGGTGGAGCAGATGACCAAGACCTACAATGACATTGACATGGTCACACACCTCCTGGCTGAA AGGGACCGCGACCTAGAATTGGCCGCTCGGATCGGTCAGTCTCTCCTACAGAGGAACCACGTGCTGCAGGAGCGAAACGAATCTCTGGAGGAGCAGCTAGCGCAGGCCTTAGATCAG GTTCATCAGCTTCATCATGAGTTGACGAAGAAGGATGAACTCCTCCGTATGGTGGCGAGCGCCAGCGAGGAGAGCGAGACCGACTCCAGCTGCTCCACGCCGCTACGTCACCCCGCGCCAGCAGGGGCCGCTCTCGCCCTCAGCCAGCTGGAGGCCCTCCAGTCCAAACTCcaggagctggaggaggagaaCCTGTCCCTCAGATCAGAG GCCTGTCACCTGAAGAAGGAGACCAGCACTTATGAGGAGAAAGAACAGCAGCTGGTGAACGACTGCGTTAAAGAGCTAC GAGAGTCCAACAGTCAGATGGTGTCACTGACGGATGAGCTCTCCCAGAAGAACGAGGATTTAATGAGACATCAGGAGGAGATCGCACAGCTCCTCTCACAGATCGTCGAGCTCCAGCAAAGAGTCAAAGAG TTGGCACTAGAGAAAGAAGAGCTGAGAATTCACCTTCAAGCCTCAAAGGAAGCACAGCGGCAGCTCACAGCAGAG ctgaAGGAGCTGTCAGACAGGAATGCCGAGTGTGTGGGAATGTTGCACGAGTCTCAGGAGGAGATTAAGGAGCTGCGCAGTAAGAGCACGCCGTCTGCAGGCCTGCGCAGACACCCGTCGTATGGACTCTATCCTATG GATTCTTTGGCAGCTGAGATTGAAGGTAGTATGAGAAGAGAGCTGAGTGTAGAAGAGGAAATCGCCTTCGAGGACCAGAG GTCGACCCACAAGCGTGTGTTCCAGACGGTGCGGTCTGTCAATCAGTCGGTGATGAGAGCGGCTGCCGCAGTGCCTCCGATCCCTGGCTCCGCCCGCAGCGGCGTGGTCATGACCCCAGTGCCCTATCAagcacacacacccaacacagaGGAGCAAGCTGGAGACGTGGACACCACAAA AGAGAACTCTCGTCTGGGTCAGCCCGGCTCTCCCGGAGGAAACGACCTCACGTCAGCCCTGAACCGCCTCTCCCTGCGGAGGCAGAACTTCCTGTGCGAGCGACAGTTCTTCCAGGCCGAGAGAGAGCGGAAGCTGCAGGAGCTGGCGGCTGCGGAGTCTGAAGGGGGCGGGAGCAGCTGCAGTTCACCAATGGGAAGCACCGTCTCATCTATCACAAACCTGTCAGAGTTCTCCATCTCCTCCAGCTGTTTCAAGACATTTCTCCCTGAAAAACTGCAGATTGTTAAACCAATGGAAG GTTCTCTGACTCTTCATCACTGGCAGCAGCTCGCTAAACCTCACCTGGGCACTATTCTAGACCCCCATCCGGGCGTTGTTACCAAAGGCTTCCGCCCTCTCCCTCAGGACAATGTTTACCATCTGACTGACCTCGAAGAGGACGAAAACCAGGAGAAACTACCGTGGGAACATAAGAGAAAAGAGGAGGAGCCTCAGGATGCAACGATAAAAGAGGAAGACGAGGAGGAGGAAGGAATCACATTCAACGTGCACTCATCATCCACTCCGGAAGAGACGAGAGAGAGGAGGTGTATCCAAAGCCCAGCTAATGTCCCGCCCCTTCCTGCATCCCTCAGGAATTTCCCTGTGCCCATAGCAACGGCCGTTTCCTTAGCAACAGCAGTTAACCTGACAGCCAGCGCTGCTCCTGCAGTTAGTTCTGGAATCTCCGGATCAGCGGCTCCACACTTTGAGCTGAATCTCGGATCTAAAGCGCCCTCTACAG ctATAAATCCTGGGAAATATCAGAGCTCCACTTTTTCCACATACACCTTCACTACCTGCCGGATCCTGCATCCCAGTGACAGCACACAGGTTACACCCAG CTCTGCCTGCAGTCCTTCTGTGAGTGATTACACGCCGAGTTCTCTCCGGACCGGTCCCAGTACTCCAGTCACACCCTGCAGGTTGAGTCTGGGCGATTCTTTCCCCGTTCGCCGTCCTGCAGCGCCCCCTGGTGGTCTCGCCAAGCTCCTGCTGGAGAAAGGCATCTCTTCTCAGGGTCGCGCTGCTGTGCCGGCACCCAAAAAGCCTCTTTCTCTACGTCTTCTTCCAAGCACTCCTCCAAACTCCCCCTCCCACTCCCCATGCCCCTCTCCTGTGCCCTTCGACTCCCGATCCACCTCTTCGGACAACTTCCTAGCATCCCGTCCCGCCGAGCTCTTCCTGCAAGACGTCTACGGGCTGAAACTTGGCCGCGCCCCGCGACCGGATCTCCTGAGCCCTGATCGATCTCCTCATGGACCGTCGACCAAACCCGACTGCCCCGCCGTCAACCTCGTGGAGCATCTTCGCAAGCTAGGCTTGGATAAAAAAGTCCTGCAAGGGTCAGACACCGAAGGCGCCCATCCACAGGAATCTGCCACCTTCCTAGCAACAGGAGGAGGCAGCTTATTGGATGGGCTTCGTCGAAATCAAAGTCTCCCTGTCATGGTTGGCCGCCGTAGCACATCCGTCTCCAGTCCGTCCTTTCCTGTCCCGCCCCCTCACCCTACTTCCCTGGCCCTTCCCACTCCATCATGGGGGAACCTAAACGAACCACGACGCACACGTAGACACGCCTCCCTTTCTCAGGCCCGCCCCACCTGCATAATTCATAAGGCTGTGGGCGTGGTCTCCGACCAGCAGAAGTGA
- the trak2 gene encoding trafficking kinesin-binding protein 2 isoform X4, with the protein MLQLSEELPAHHLASVLSADRVEQMTKTYNDIDMVTHLLAERDRDLELAARIGQSLLQRNHVLQERNESLEEQLAQALDQVHQLHHELTKKDELLRMVASASEESETDSSCSTPLRHPAPAGAALALSQLEALQSKLQELEEENLSLRSEACHLKKETSTYEEKEQQLVNDCVKELRESNSQMVSLTDELSQKNEDLMRHQEEIAQLLSQIVELQQRVKELALEKEELRIHLQASKEAQRQLTAELKELSDRNAECVGMLHESQEEIKELRSKSTPSAGLRRHPSYGLYPMDSLAAEIEGSMRRELSVEEEIAFEDQRSTHKRVFQTVRSVNQSVMRAAAAVPPIPGSARSGVVMTPVPYQAHTPNTEEQAGDVDTTKENSRLGQPGSPGGNDLTSALNRLSLRRQNFLCERQFFQAERERKLQELAAAESEGGGSSCSSPMGSTVSSITNLSEFSISSSCFKTFLPEKLQIVKPMEGSLTLHHWQQLAKPHLGTILDPHPGVVTKGFRPLPQDNVYHLTDLEEDENQEKLPWEHKRKEEEPQDATIKEEDEEEEGITFNVHSSSTPEETRERRCIQSPANVPPLPASLRNFPVPIATAVSLATAVNLTASAAPAVSSGISGSAAPHFELNLGSKAPSTAINPGKYQSSTFSTYTFTTCRILHPSDSTQVTPSSACSPSVSDYTPSSLRTGPSTPVTPCRLSLGDSFPVRRPAAPPGGLAKLLLEKGISSQGRAAVPAPKKPLSLRLLPSTPPNSPSHSPCPSPVPFDSRSTSSDNFLASRPAELFLQDVYGLKLGRAPRPDLLSPDRSPHGPSTKPDCPAVNLVEHLRKLGLDKKVLQGSDTEGAHPQESATFLATGGGSLLDGLRRNQSLPVMVGRRSTSVSSPSFPVPPPHPTSLALPTPSWGNLNEPRRTRRHASLSQARPTCIIHKAVGVVSDQQK; encoded by the exons TCCTCAGCGCTGACCGGGTGGAGCAGATGACCAAGACCTACAATGACATTGACATGGTCACACACCTCCTGGCTGAA AGGGACCGCGACCTAGAATTGGCCGCTCGGATCGGTCAGTCTCTCCTACAGAGGAACCACGTGCTGCAGGAGCGAAACGAATCTCTGGAGGAGCAGCTAGCGCAGGCCTTAGATCAG GTTCATCAGCTTCATCATGAGTTGACGAAGAAGGATGAACTCCTCCGTATGGTGGCGAGCGCCAGCGAGGAGAGCGAGACCGACTCCAGCTGCTCCACGCCGCTACGTCACCCCGCGCCAGCAGGGGCCGCTCTCGCCCTCAGCCAGCTGGAGGCCCTCCAGTCCAAACTCcaggagctggaggaggagaaCCTGTCCCTCAGATCAGAG GCCTGTCACCTGAAGAAGGAGACCAGCACTTATGAGGAGAAAGAACAGCAGCTGGTGAACGACTGCGTTAAAGAGCTAC GAGAGTCCAACAGTCAGATGGTGTCACTGACGGATGAGCTCTCCCAGAAGAACGAGGATTTAATGAGACATCAGGAGGAGATCGCACAGCTCCTCTCACAGATCGTCGAGCTCCAGCAAAGAGTCAAAGAG TTGGCACTAGAGAAAGAAGAGCTGAGAATTCACCTTCAAGCCTCAAAGGAAGCACAGCGGCAGCTCACAGCAGAG ctgaAGGAGCTGTCAGACAGGAATGCCGAGTGTGTGGGAATGTTGCACGAGTCTCAGGAGGAGATTAAGGAGCTGCGCAGTAAGAGCACGCCGTCTGCAGGCCTGCGCAGACACCCGTCGTATGGACTCTATCCTATG GATTCTTTGGCAGCTGAGATTGAAGGTAGTATGAGAAGAGAGCTGAGTGTAGAAGAGGAAATCGCCTTCGAGGACCAGAG GTCGACCCACAAGCGTGTGTTCCAGACGGTGCGGTCTGTCAATCAGTCGGTGATGAGAGCGGCTGCCGCAGTGCCTCCGATCCCTGGCTCCGCCCGCAGCGGCGTGGTCATGACCCCAGTGCCCTATCAagcacacacacccaacacagaGGAGCAAGCTGGAGACGTGGACACCACAAA AGAGAACTCTCGTCTGGGTCAGCCCGGCTCTCCCGGAGGAAACGACCTCACGTCAGCCCTGAACCGCCTCTCCCTGCGGAGGCAGAACTTCCTGTGCGAGCGACAGTTCTTCCAGGCCGAGAGAGAGCGGAAGCTGCAGGAGCTGGCGGCTGCGGAGTCTGAAGGGGGCGGGAGCAGCTGCAGTTCACCAATGGGAAGCACCGTCTCATCTATCACAAACCTGTCAGAGTTCTCCATCTCCTCCAGCTGTTTCAAGACATTTCTCCCTGAAAAACTGCAGATTGTTAAACCAATGGAAG GTTCTCTGACTCTTCATCACTGGCAGCAGCTCGCTAAACCTCACCTGGGCACTATTCTAGACCCCCATCCGGGCGTTGTTACCAAAGGCTTCCGCCCTCTCCCTCAGGACAATGTTTACCATCTGACTGACCTCGAAGAGGACGAAAACCAGGAGAAACTACCGTGGGAACATAAGAGAAAAGAGGAGGAGCCTCAGGATGCAACGATAAAAGAGGAAGACGAGGAGGAGGAAGGAATCACATTCAACGTGCACTCATCATCCACTCCGGAAGAGACGAGAGAGAGGAGGTGTATCCAAAGCCCAGCTAATGTCCCGCCCCTTCCTGCATCCCTCAGGAATTTCCCTGTGCCCATAGCAACGGCCGTTTCCTTAGCAACAGCAGTTAACCTGACAGCCAGCGCTGCTCCTGCAGTTAGTTCTGGAATCTCCGGATCAGCGGCTCCACACTTTGAGCTGAATCTCGGATCTAAAGCGCCCTCTACAG ctATAAATCCTGGGAAATATCAGAGCTCCACTTTTTCCACATACACCTTCACTACCTGCCGGATCCTGCATCCCAGTGACAGCACACAGGTTACACCCAG CTCTGCCTGCAGTCCTTCTGTGAGTGATTACACGCCGAGTTCTCTCCGGACCGGTCCCAGTACTCCAGTCACACCCTGCAGGTTGAGTCTGGGCGATTCTTTCCCCGTTCGCCGTCCTGCAGCGCCCCCTGGTGGTCTCGCCAAGCTCCTGCTGGAGAAAGGCATCTCTTCTCAGGGTCGCGCTGCTGTGCCGGCACCCAAAAAGCCTCTTTCTCTACGTCTTCTTCCAAGCACTCCTCCAAACTCCCCCTCCCACTCCCCATGCCCCTCTCCTGTGCCCTTCGACTCCCGATCCACCTCTTCGGACAACTTCCTAGCATCCCGTCCCGCCGAGCTCTTCCTGCAAGACGTCTACGGGCTGAAACTTGGCCGCGCCCCGCGACCGGATCTCCTGAGCCCTGATCGATCTCCTCATGGACCGTCGACCAAACCCGACTGCCCCGCCGTCAACCTCGTGGAGCATCTTCGCAAGCTAGGCTTGGATAAAAAAGTCCTGCAAGGGTCAGACACCGAAGGCGCCCATCCACAGGAATCTGCCACCTTCCTAGCAACAGGAGGAGGCAGCTTATTGGATGGGCTTCGTCGAAATCAAAGTCTCCCTGTCATGGTTGGCCGCCGTAGCACATCCGTCTCCAGTCCGTCCTTTCCTGTCCCGCCCCCTCACCCTACTTCCCTGGCCCTTCCCACTCCATCATGGGGGAACCTAAACGAACCACGACGCACACGTAGACACGCCTCCCTTTCTCAGGCCCGCCCCACCTGCATAATTCATAAGGCTGTGGGCGTGGTCTCCGACCAGCAGAAGTGA
- the trak2 gene encoding trafficking kinesin-binding protein 2 isoform X3 has translation MPVLNIQNEELYDQYAAEAFLAVGSSYPHNGSNSLPKVLSADRVEQMTKTYNDIDMVTHLLAERDRDLELAARIGQSLLQRNHVLQERNESLEEQLAQALDQVHQLHHELTKKDELLRMVASASEESETDSSCSTPLRHPAPAGAALALSQLEALQSKLQELEEENLSLRSEACHLKKETSTYEEKEQQLVNDCVKELRESNSQMVSLTDELSQKNEDLMRHQEEIAQLLSQIVELQQRVKELALEKEELRIHLQASKEAQRQLTAELKELSDRNAECVGMLHESQEEIKELRSKSTPSAGLRRHPSYGLYPMDSLAAEIEGSMRRELSVEEEIAFEDQRSTHKRVFQTVRSVNQSVMRAAAAVPPIPGSARSGVVMTPVPYQAHTPNTEEQAGDVDTTKENSRLGQPGSPGGNDLTSALNRLSLRRQNFLCERQFFQAERERKLQELAAAESEGGGSSCSSPMGSTVSSITNLSEFSISSSCFKTFLPEKLQIVKPMEGSLTLHHWQQLAKPHLGTILDPHPGVVTKGFRPLPQDNVYHLTDLEEDENQEKLPWEHKRKEEEPQDATIKEEDEEEEGITFNVHSSSTPEETRERRCIQSPANVPPLPASLRNFPVPIATAVSLATAVNLTASAAPAVSSGISGSAAPHFELNLGSKAPSTAINPGKYQSSTFSTYTFTTCRILHPSDSTQVTPSSACSPSVSDYTPSSLRTGPSTPVTPCRLSLGDSFPVRRPAAPPGGLAKLLLEKGISSQGRAAVPAPKKPLSLRLLPSTPPNSPSHSPCPSPVPFDSRSTSSDNFLASRPAELFLQDVYGLKLGRAPRPDLLSPDRSPHGPSTKPDCPAVNLVEHLRKLGLDKKVLQGSDTEGAHPQESATFLATGGGSLLDGLRRNQSLPVMVGRRSTSVSSPSFPVPPPHPTSLALPTPSWGNLNEPRRTRRHASLSQARPTCIIHKAVGVVSDQQK, from the exons TCCTCAGCGCTGACCGGGTGGAGCAGATGACCAAGACCTACAATGACATTGACATGGTCACACACCTCCTGGCTGAA AGGGACCGCGACCTAGAATTGGCCGCTCGGATCGGTCAGTCTCTCCTACAGAGGAACCACGTGCTGCAGGAGCGAAACGAATCTCTGGAGGAGCAGCTAGCGCAGGCCTTAGATCAG GTTCATCAGCTTCATCATGAGTTGACGAAGAAGGATGAACTCCTCCGTATGGTGGCGAGCGCCAGCGAGGAGAGCGAGACCGACTCCAGCTGCTCCACGCCGCTACGTCACCCCGCGCCAGCAGGGGCCGCTCTCGCCCTCAGCCAGCTGGAGGCCCTCCAGTCCAAACTCcaggagctggaggaggagaaCCTGTCCCTCAGATCAGAG GCCTGTCACCTGAAGAAGGAGACCAGCACTTATGAGGAGAAAGAACAGCAGCTGGTGAACGACTGCGTTAAAGAGCTAC GAGAGTCCAACAGTCAGATGGTGTCACTGACGGATGAGCTCTCCCAGAAGAACGAGGATTTAATGAGACATCAGGAGGAGATCGCACAGCTCCTCTCACAGATCGTCGAGCTCCAGCAAAGAGTCAAAGAG TTGGCACTAGAGAAAGAAGAGCTGAGAATTCACCTTCAAGCCTCAAAGGAAGCACAGCGGCAGCTCACAGCAGAG ctgaAGGAGCTGTCAGACAGGAATGCCGAGTGTGTGGGAATGTTGCACGAGTCTCAGGAGGAGATTAAGGAGCTGCGCAGTAAGAGCACGCCGTCTGCAGGCCTGCGCAGACACCCGTCGTATGGACTCTATCCTATG GATTCTTTGGCAGCTGAGATTGAAGGTAGTATGAGAAGAGAGCTGAGTGTAGAAGAGGAAATCGCCTTCGAGGACCAGAG GTCGACCCACAAGCGTGTGTTCCAGACGGTGCGGTCTGTCAATCAGTCGGTGATGAGAGCGGCTGCCGCAGTGCCTCCGATCCCTGGCTCCGCCCGCAGCGGCGTGGTCATGACCCCAGTGCCCTATCAagcacacacacccaacacagaGGAGCAAGCTGGAGACGTGGACACCACAAA AGAGAACTCTCGTCTGGGTCAGCCCGGCTCTCCCGGAGGAAACGACCTCACGTCAGCCCTGAACCGCCTCTCCCTGCGGAGGCAGAACTTCCTGTGCGAGCGACAGTTCTTCCAGGCCGAGAGAGAGCGGAAGCTGCAGGAGCTGGCGGCTGCGGAGTCTGAAGGGGGCGGGAGCAGCTGCAGTTCACCAATGGGAAGCACCGTCTCATCTATCACAAACCTGTCAGAGTTCTCCATCTCCTCCAGCTGTTTCAAGACATTTCTCCCTGAAAAACTGCAGATTGTTAAACCAATGGAAG GTTCTCTGACTCTTCATCACTGGCAGCAGCTCGCTAAACCTCACCTGGGCACTATTCTAGACCCCCATCCGGGCGTTGTTACCAAAGGCTTCCGCCCTCTCCCTCAGGACAATGTTTACCATCTGACTGACCTCGAAGAGGACGAAAACCAGGAGAAACTACCGTGGGAACATAAGAGAAAAGAGGAGGAGCCTCAGGATGCAACGATAAAAGAGGAAGACGAGGAGGAGGAAGGAATCACATTCAACGTGCACTCATCATCCACTCCGGAAGAGACGAGAGAGAGGAGGTGTATCCAAAGCCCAGCTAATGTCCCGCCCCTTCCTGCATCCCTCAGGAATTTCCCTGTGCCCATAGCAACGGCCGTTTCCTTAGCAACAGCAGTTAACCTGACAGCCAGCGCTGCTCCTGCAGTTAGTTCTGGAATCTCCGGATCAGCGGCTCCACACTTTGAGCTGAATCTCGGATCTAAAGCGCCCTCTACAG ctATAAATCCTGGGAAATATCAGAGCTCCACTTTTTCCACATACACCTTCACTACCTGCCGGATCCTGCATCCCAGTGACAGCACACAGGTTACACCCAG CTCTGCCTGCAGTCCTTCTGTGAGTGATTACACGCCGAGTTCTCTCCGGACCGGTCCCAGTACTCCAGTCACACCCTGCAGGTTGAGTCTGGGCGATTCTTTCCCCGTTCGCCGTCCTGCAGCGCCCCCTGGTGGTCTCGCCAAGCTCCTGCTGGAGAAAGGCATCTCTTCTCAGGGTCGCGCTGCTGTGCCGGCACCCAAAAAGCCTCTTTCTCTACGTCTTCTTCCAAGCACTCCTCCAAACTCCCCCTCCCACTCCCCATGCCCCTCTCCTGTGCCCTTCGACTCCCGATCCACCTCTTCGGACAACTTCCTAGCATCCCGTCCCGCCGAGCTCTTCCTGCAAGACGTCTACGGGCTGAAACTTGGCCGCGCCCCGCGACCGGATCTCCTGAGCCCTGATCGATCTCCTCATGGACCGTCGACCAAACCCGACTGCCCCGCCGTCAACCTCGTGGAGCATCTTCGCAAGCTAGGCTTGGATAAAAAAGTCCTGCAAGGGTCAGACACCGAAGGCGCCCATCCACAGGAATCTGCCACCTTCCTAGCAACAGGAGGAGGCAGCTTATTGGATGGGCTTCGTCGAAATCAAAGTCTCCCTGTCATGGTTGGCCGCCGTAGCACATCCGTCTCCAGTCCGTCCTTTCCTGTCCCGCCCCCTCACCCTACTTCCCTGGCCCTTCCCACTCCATCATGGGGGAACCTAAACGAACCACGACGCACACGTAGACACGCCTCCCTTTCTCAGGCCCGCCCCACCTGCATAATTCATAAGGCTGTGGGCGTGGTCTCCGACCAGCAGAAGTGA